The Salvelinus fontinalis isolate EN_2023a chromosome 32, ASM2944872v1, whole genome shotgun sequence nucleotide sequence CTTTCCGCTCATTATCTGAATGTCATTGATACACTGTAAGCTGATGAATTTCAAGCAGAGAGACAGGCGATACTGTATCACAAATCACGTAGAAAAGATGATCTTGTAAAATGTTGCATGGGGCAGAAATGGCATACAACGCCGTGATACGTTTTTACACTAGCTTTGACAATACCCCTATTTCTGATTATTTGCCCGACGTATGTACCGTATAAGGATAATGAAACTACTAGACTGACAGATTTGTAAACATGCTTACAACCTGCCCTTGGACAGAAATGATTTCAAAAATGTCAAGTTATAGTCAAGAACTGTATGGAAAGTTATATTCACCCTCTAATACTCTTTCTATTTTACTTCGAAAATAACCATTTTGAAATGTGTATCTTGTGTTTTTTGCTCTTGGATTAAATGGtcaattcaaaaggcactcgcacatctgagctatctttgttgcaggtgcatggtaacagttgaataagatGAGAAACAAGAAGAAACCCGTACGCTGCTCTTGATAGTaccactgctctttaataagctttacaaGTGCTTGGGTGTCGTCAGACCTTAATAAAGAGCAGAGATACTAGCAAGAACGGTGTGCGGGTTTCTTCTCATTAAATGGTAGTTAAAATGACTAAATGGTGAGCCTGTGTGCTCATGCTAATTCACAAAAAACAGATTTTGCATGAATGACTCAAGGGTGAAAGATGTGTGAAACCTCAGTGAATGCACAATCAAAGGTTCTGGACATAAGATAGGGGGCATTACAAGTTTTATCAGTTTAGAGTTTTGTCATTAGAGTTCTGGCAATATACCACTTACATCTGAAAAAtgtgccctcctcctcctccccttccgcTCCCCCCTCAAAACACAACCTGCATTGTCATATTTGTTCCAATATCCCCCTCTTTCTAGTGTTCTTTCCTTCGCTCATGCACTACATATGTTAAAGGATGTGGGGGGAGGAGGAAGGTGGTGTAAGAGGGGGATGGTGAAAGGGTGGAGGCAGTCCTAGTGGGAGGAGGGAGGATTAAGAGTGATAAGGTACTGCTCATCATCACCATCTTTTTAAACTCACACATTAGCATGTAGAATAGAGCTCAAACCTGACTCCCAAGAGACCTAATATTCACATGTAGGATTTATTTGTTTTCTCATTTGACTATTCAGGCTCAGCTATAGCTATATTAATATCCATAGATTGAAATGCTCAATTTGCAAGATTTGTGTAGCTACATCTTAGCGTGAAAGAGTGAATGTGGAAAAAAGACAAAAAAGCAGGGAGGTCAGCACAGAAGAATCCTCTTCGTGCTGTAAGATGGTGGCTATGGTGAACAATAATGTCTGATTCCCAGGTAAGTACTATGCTCTTCGTCTTGTACCAATTACTGGTTAATGGTCTCTCCTGGGGTGGAGGCTTTGGGAGTTAATTAGCGTTGCCGTCAGTAACAAGCACAGCTAATTAGTGAACATCACAACGAGCTCTGCCGGTCATAGTTGCAGGGAAATGTCAGTTCGTCTCTCCTGAGGAAGaccgaagtgtgtgtgtgtgtgtgtgtgtgtgtgtgtgtgtgtgtgtgtgtgtgtgtgtgtgtgtgtgtgtgtgtgtgtgtgtgtgtgtgtgtgtgtgtgtgtgtgtgtgtgtgtgtgtgcgcacgtaaAGCATAGACTCATGTATGTACAGGCTACCAGGGTAACATTTCACAGCTACTTCTAGATGTGTATAACCATTGTTAGGCGTTGTGTACTTGGCAGTGTGTATTTGCATGTCTTTTTGATATTCTGTAACACCCCCTCTCTTTCTGGGGATGGAGGCAATACAATATGAAGACAAGCGATGGAAAGGCAAATGTGTCAAGTTGTAGGATATGTCATAACAATGAATCACAGCAGGTCAGAGGCAGGGCTTGACATTATGGTCATAAAAGCAGAAATCAGGACTATGCTTTGGTCACATTCTCAAAAATGTAAATGAGCTATTAACATGCAGCCATATACAGTAGTATGCCTATTGTCTGCCTTTCACCTACAGATAGGGGAGGAATCAGAAAGATAAGTAGGTCtactgatttttattttattttggttgTTATCAGTAAAAAAAAATCTCAGAGTAGGCTCAATTTGCCCAACTGCCATAATTGCCATAAATTGTTTCCACTTAAACATGGGGAGGAATCAGAGAGACCAATTTCAGGCTAGGCTACTGAAATTCTTTTGCAGTTTGATTGGTTTTACTCAGAGCAGCACACTCAACTTTTGCTTCATAGAATTATAGGTATATTATAATTGTAATTAGAGCCATTGGAATTGTAACAATGCTAAACCTGTGACTCACCGTGGTGTTAGTGTTGAGAGTGGAAGAATGTAGGCATCCAAAAAAAGCTCCTAGAAATGGTAGGCCTACAGAGAATGAACGGGTGGGTGGATGGTACTCAAAGTTTCGCTTATATGCATAGAAGCTTAATACTGTAGACAATCTATTTGACCTCCTCTTTAAGTAGGCTTTTTTTGGTCCCGAAAATGTAATGAAACAGTGCGTTCACTTTAGTCGTGTGAAAACTATTTAGGCTCCTTGTTTGGCCCAATAAATGGCAAGAAATGAATTAACGGGCTTGAGGACATCTGCAGGTATGCAAAATAAGCCGCGCAAATATACATGTTAGGAAGGACATTACCATACCAAAGCTTCCGATAAATACTTGGATTTTCTCATGAATGTCGATAACCCAGTTAACTCGTCAATTGTATCATTGTTGTTAAAAGTTTTTATGCTTTCGTAACAACTAGGCTAAACGTTTGTCTATTCAAATGTAGATATTTAGATTAGAGGTAAAAACATCAAATGGAAAATGTCGGAGTTGTTTTCCATGACACTACCTAGGTTCATTTCAGGTTCAATAGGCCTAAAATAAATGATTATTTGAAACATAATTACTGCAGCTGTTATAACATAGGTAGGCCTATTCTGCAATTAAAACAAGTGTAGATAGACTATTACTAAATCTTAGAAGACATGCATGCAAAAAGCATAGCCTATTAGCTTGTTAAATTGCATGCGTTCCATCATACATAATTATTCAAATATTCATGAAAACGTGATGTGTCATTCATTGTAGGTCAAACTTAACCTTTGTTTTTTCATCTATTCAAGACAAATTTTGAAGAATAGTTTTGATTAAAACAAATTAAAATCTATTTAAAGGTTTAAGGCTAATTTTGGAGCATACTACATTTCTGTTAAAAGCGTGTATGTCGAAATAAATTAACTTAAATTTGAGCATCTTATCTGTTCTACAAAAATGACCTGTTGTAATCATTTGCCTAGACATACAATTAAATGATCGAGTTTTTTGACAAACATTCCCACATATGTAGACCTATTCTATATGAAATTAGTTCAAGTTTTCCTATCTCCAATTATGTGAAACAAGTATTATTATAATTTATATTGTGCATTCATTATGTGTAATGTATTTGGAAATCTTTCCACTTTCACATTTATGTTTGACATGAAATCGTTTGTTTGTCCGGTTCTGTAAAAACATATGACTGTTATTCATGCTGCAATTTAccttccagaaaatcacattccgTTACCAACGCTGATTTTATTACAAACAGATTAGTTGGATTTATGGTGGGGAGATTTGAATAGACTTGTCTGTGCCACCTAGCTTCGTGCCAGGTCTCCTAACCATTTCATTTGTGTTCATTAATCCAGTCGGATGGAAATGTTGTTTTtggcctctctctcgctctcgagTCTTGGGTGCATAGCATGTTACTGCGTAAGACTGAACATGGCCCTGTGACACTCATGAGTCGGGAAGCCACTGTGTGAGccaaggagaagaggagatggagggaggggaagggggtgAGGGAGACTTTCTCCCAGTGAATCTCTCATCTTCATCCCTCCATATACGCTGGGCTGGGGATGTTTGTCAGTTGGAAACATGTTATATTTAACctgcctcgctctctcccctgcaGATATCAGGATGTCAAAACTAGCAGAGGATGAGAAGCCTGGGGCAGACTTTCCAGAGGAGAGCACAGGTAACCATTTTGAGACTGCATTATATTTTGCTTTGATATCATTTATCACCATTTTGTATGAATGTTTGAATCAAGGTATGTTGTTTGTACTTACATCTGTCTGTGTTCTCGTATTGATTGCTAAGAGTGGGCTAATCTGGTGTATTGTTTTTGGATGTGTTTATATtgaagtaatttagcagatgctcttatccagagcgacttagagcAGCAAGTAAGGTGCCTTGCTCAACGGCacgtcaacagatttttcacctagtcagctcggagattcgaaccagcgacctttcggttactggcctaatgctcttaaccgctataGGGTACCTGCCGCCCTATGACAGAAAACACCCACAATAACAATCTTCTACTTTGATCACATTTCTCACATTTTCCGAACAGAAAATGTGAATGTTGTAGTCAGCCTGTTTGTATGACTTATGCACGTGACACTATACCTCCATATAGGTCACTGCTCAGAGTCATATCGTGGCACACCTATGTTTCTAAGTAGATTTAGCTGACAGCTAGGATGCGGAATGCTAGTAATTGACATTTGAAGTAACCTATTTCAAACTACAGCCTGAGGCATTTGCAGTAGATCATTACGGGGTTATTAGAATTCAATCTTGCACTTTTcatgttctcttctctctcttttctcacccctgtctctctgtctctctcttttctcacccctgtctctctgtctctcttttctcacccctgtctctctgtctctctcttttctcacccctgtctctctctctctcttttctcacccctgtctctctgtctctctcttttctcacccctgtctctctgtctctctcttttctcacccctgtctctcttctctctcttttctcacccctgtctcttttctctctctctctctctcttttctcacccctgtctctctctctctcttttctcacccctgtctctcttctctctcttttctcacccctgtctctctgtctctctcttttctcacccctgtctctctgtctctctcttttctcacccctgtctctctgtctctctcttttctcacccctgtctctctgtctctctcttttctcacccctgtctctctctctcttttctcacccctgtctctcttctctcttttctcacccctgtctctcttctctctcttttctcacccctgtctctctctctctctctcttttctcacccctgtctctctctctcttttctcacccctgtctctctctctcttttctcacccctgtctctctctctcttttctcacccctgtctctctgtctctctttttatctTACCAGACTCCGAGAGGAACAGTCCCGATGCAAATGATCAGGTTTGTCATCTCAATTTAATTTCATTGAACGTAAAAggatgtttgttgttgtttatttacTGTTATTTGTTTTTGATGTATTCTTGTTGTTTGCTCTAAGGTTGTAATACGATTATTTGAATAAGTGTATACAGTAGAACCTAAAAGATACAAAGGTCAGAGTTCGGCACCAACCGGTCATCGAAAGGGCAATATTAAATCCGGGACATGTAGGCCTATTGAATGCAAAAAAAACTCTGTAGCCTACAGAGAAACATAAGTGCTGCTTAGACTGGCTAAAAACATATCCGATATTTACAGTATCTGGCAAAATGATTTATGAAAGGTTTGATGCTGTGAATTTGGAAGTGTTACAGATATTTCAGTGTTCAGGACCACCTCAATTCCCcaatgtaacggcggtcctcctcctcttcgaccgaaaaggaagagtattgagggaaccaaggcgcagcgaagtttgaacacatatttatttaacaaagacacgaacttgtataaactaacaaaacaacaaaacggtgaagacagacctatacgacgaacttacataaaacaagaagaacgcacgaataggacaattagactacacaaaccgaacaaaccgtaacagtcccgtatggtgcaaacaattacacagacatggaagacaatcacccacaacgaacactgtgacaacgcctacctaaatatgactcttaattagaggaacgccaaacacctgcctctaattaagagccataccaggcaacccaaaaccaacacagaaacagaaaacatagaatgcccacccaacctcacgtcctgaccaactaacacacataacaaactaacataaataggtcaggaacgtgacacccaagTTGTCCTATCTCTAAGGTCCTACCATGGTACTTTTTTTGGATaggtttaaaaaaatgaaaattaTTAGGAGACACGTGGATTAAATTGATGAGTTCTATCAACCTGGAATGGCAACTGTGTTAATGGCTTTGCACATGAGTAGATTTAAAGATCTGTGTCTGTTTAGAGATTTTGTTGCCGTTCGTCTCCTCGCAGGTTCAGCCAATGAAAACGAGTCCCTTCAGTCTTTCTCCTTCCTTGAGCAACACCAAGGTGAGGGAATTAGTGCACtcccgtgtgagagagagagagcgagagacagtgtgtgtgcttgtgtgtgtgagtggcttATCTATTTAGACCCCACAGACATACCTCAGATGCCGCATAGACATAGGCCAATATGCAAATGAGGATGTTTGGATGTTACGAATGCTGACATGCCCATCAACTCCTGAGAACGAGAGCGTAAGAACGAGCACAACTCACTTTATAAAGACATGCTGCAGAAGAGAGACTGTAGACATTAATATATCGAAATGAAGGGAGATGGAGAAAAAAGAGAGttatgggtagatggatggatggataagaGCTTCCTCAGGTCAGTAATCATCAGCCAACTTGGAATATTCTGAAATTATTTACACAACAGAGCTCAACATGTTATGCATGGTAATATATTTCTTACTATATGTTGTGGGGCCCCATTAGGGCCTAAAATGGAGATCACATTCATTTATCTACAGTTAAACGGGTTAAGACTCGTTTACTGACAAGAGCAGGAgacttgaaaaaaaaaaatcttttatTTATTGCAGATTACATTTTTGACTTTAACTTCTTCATTCAAAAGTACTCTTGATTCAGTTGTATAGTATTGTGTGACTGGTGACACAGTATGCATAGAAAATCagttatgtacagttgaagtcggaagtttacatacacctcagccaaatacatttaaactcagtttttcacaattcctgacatttaatacctGGAAAAGATtcccttgtcttaggtcagttaggatcaccactttattttaagaatgtgaaatgtcagaataatagtagagagaatgatttattcagcttttatttattttgtcacattccctgtgggtcagaagtttatatacactcaattagtatttggtagcattgcctttaaattgtttaacttgggtcaaatgtttcaggtagccttccacaagcttcccacaataagttgggtgaattttgtcccattcctcctgacagagctgatgtaactgagtcaggtttgtaggcctccttgctcacacacgctttttcagttctgcccacatattttctataggattgaggtcagggctttgtgatggccactccaataccttgactttgttgtccttaagccattgtgccacaactttggaagtctgcttgtggtcattgtccatttggaagacccatttgcgaccaagctttaacttcctgactgatgtcttgagatgttgcttcaatatatccacatcagtttcccccctcatgatgccatctattttgtgaagtgcaccagtccctcctgcagcaaagcacccccacaacatgatgctgccacccccgtgcttcacgattgggatggtgttcttcggcttgcaagcatccccctttttccttcaaacataatgatggtcattatggccaaacagttctagttttgtttcatcagactagagaacatttctccaaaaagtatgatctttgaccccatgtgcagcaaaccgaagtctggcttttttatggcggttttggagcagtggcttcttccttgctgagcggcctttcaggttatgtcgatattggactcgttttactgtggatatagatacttttgtacctgtttcctccagcatcttcacaaggtcctttgctgttgttctgggattgatttgcacttttcgcaccaaagtacgttcatctctaggagacagaacgcgtctccttcccgagtggtatgatggctgcgtggtcccatggtgtttatacttgcgtactattgtttgtacagatgaacgtggtaccttcaggcgtttggaaattgctcccaaggatgaaccagacttgtgtaggtctacaattttttttctgaggtcttggctgatttcttttgattttcccatgatgtcaagcagagtggcaccgagtttgaaggtaggccttgaaatacatctacaggtacacctccaattgactcaaattatgtcaattagcctatcagaagcttctaaagccatgacatcattttctgtaattttccaagttgtttaaaggcacagtcaacttagtgtatgtaaacttctgacccactggaattgtgatacagtgaattataaattaaataatctgtctgtaaacaatttttgaaaaaattacttgtgtcatgcacaaagtgcataaccaacttgccaaaactatagtttgttaacaagacattttttggagtggttgaaaaaggagttttaatgactccaacctaagtgtatgtaaacttccgacttcaactgtatgtaattcAGTAAAAAATTGTGGAAGTTGCTAATTGTTTTTGTCACATTTTTTCTTGAATGTTGGCTGTATGGTTCATACAGTAAATAGATGATCCTCTGATACTAATACACGTTTTATCTCATGAAACCACCCAAATCCTTAGTTTTAGGCAAAAAATATGATTTTGCTCTAATCAGGTCATTTGCACCATATTTCTGTCCATTTAAGGGACCCATTTTGGCAACTAGACTGAGGCCTGTGTACCAGATGCCAAAAAAACATATCTTCACAATTATTATTTTTGCATGTATTTGCCTATAGAGTTTTCACCCTATTCAATGTTTTGATATTATTCCCCCTGCAGAGTAAAAGTGAGGCTGGCCCTGAGATGACCTCCACCCATGTGCCGCCTCCCTCCCAGCAGCAGACACCTCACCCTCACACACAACTCATGTTGGCAGGGAGTCAGCTGGCAGGGGTAagcattggcacagacacactaACTGAATGTATACACTTAGATTTTTTTTTCCAAAAGGTTTTTCGgctatccccataggagaaccctttttggttccaggcagaaccctttttggttccatgtagaaccctttttggttccaggcagaaccctttttggttccatgtagaaccctttttggttccatgtagaacccactGTAGAAAggcttctacatggaacccaaaagggttctacatggaaccaaaaagggttcttccaagggttctcctatggggacaggtgaaccatttaaggttctagatagcacctttttttctaagagtgtagtgtgtAGGCGGTTAGGGTAGGCTTCTTCTGCTTTGCTCTTGCTTGCGTCTTACCAAGGTTGGGGCGAATTCCATTTCAACTCAATTCTGTCGATTCAGATTTTCCtcattcctgaattgactgaattaaaATGGAATTGATCCCACCTCTGCCTCTTACTGCTTGCTCAAACGCTGAGTGACACTATTCTCTACCTCTTTTGcttttcccccctcctctctttggGCAAACCCTaccctttcctcccctcctcctcttccccctgttCCTCAGCTGGCTGCCCTCTTGCCTGCGCAGCAGCAGCTGTTGCTTCAGCAGGCCCAGGCTCAGCTCCTGGCCGCTGCCGTGCAGCAGTCCAACGCGGCTCACGCTGCTCATGCCGCCCACGCAGCAGCCCAAGCCaatcagcagcagcaacaacagcagcagcagctgaccaAACAAGAGCATGCCCAGCCCCAGCTCACGCTCTCTCAGCCTATCCAGCTCACCGCCCAGGTAGGAGCGGCCAGTCACGGATCAGATATGACCAGCTTTAAGCCAATTTAACACACTAACCAACACTCGTCTATGTCAGAAGTGTTTCTCCATATACTCTTGGGTGATGTTACTTTAAAGGCTGGGGCTTTGCTCATTTCTTTGCATTATATTTcctccaagtgtgtgtgtgtatgttgctcTTTTCAGAAATCATACATGACTtgttgattctctctctctctctctctctctctctctctctctctctctctctctctctctctcttgctctctctcttgctctccgtccctccctccctcctgtaggATATCCAGCAACTGTTGCAGCTGCAGCAGTTAGTCCTGATGCCCGGCCATCACCTGCAGTCTCCTCAGTTCCTCCTGCCTCAGGCCCAGGGACAACAGGGGCAGCAGGGTAAGTGGGACCTACTAAGTAAGTGGGAACCACCATCATCAACACTGTGACTTACTCTTCGCACAAAACATAATGTATAGCTTGGCACTATGATCTAACTGCTTAGTTCTAAAATGAGTTAGAATAAAGTGTTAGAATACAGTTAAAATGCAACAAAATTGTGTTCATATAATTACAATACTAATAGTGTTAACTGCTTGTCCGTTGTGTTCCTCAGGTTTGCTCTCGACACCAAATTTAATTTCGCTACCTCAGCATCAGCAAAGCCAAGGGAGTCTTCTAACTACTCCACCCAGGCTGGGACTGCAAGCACAGGTATAGTATTATTGAAAACCACctcgaatgtgtgtgtgtgtgtgttgagactacactttataacatactgtactacatactTGTAAGTAAATAGATTAAGACAAGAAAATGAATCTTCACAACCTCGCCATAGATCTTTCATCAGCCTTCAATAGCTAACGCCGGTGTGCCAGCCACCCTTCGCCATTCCACAGCAATGATATAGGTTTATGTCTCACGCACTGTAGCGTCGTCACGGTGACGGCCTCACGTCGTTACAGAGGGACAAGAGCGGGGACGGCGGCGTGACCTCCGGGGCCTCGGCCGCCCCAATGACCTCGGTGACCTCTGGCCCGCACGGCGAGGAGCCAAGTGACCtggaggagctggagcagttcgCCCGCACCTTCAAACAGAGACGCATCAAACTGGGCTTCACACaggtacacgtgtgtgtgtgtgtgtgtgtgtgtgtgtgtgtgtgtgtgtgtgtgtgtgtgtgtgtgtgtgtgtgtgtgtgtgtgtgtgtgtgtgtgtgtgtgtgtgtgtgtgtgtgtgtgtgtgtgcgtgcgtgtgtgaaatGTGATAGAGGTCAAGAGGAGCGTGAGCAATTTGATCAAGCTAGGCTTCACATGGgtcggagtgtgtgtgtttgcagtgaCGGGGGTCAGGAGGCGCTAGACGCCTGAATGAAGATGAATGTTTAACACAAATGATCTCTCCCCCCCAGGGTGACGTTGGCATGGCAATGGGGAAACTGTATGGGAATGACTTCAGCCAGACCACCATCTCTCGCTTCGAGGCCCTCAACCTGAGCTTCAAGAACATGTGCAAGCTCAAGCCTCTGCTTGAGAAGTGGCTAAACGACGCGGAGACCATGGCGATAGACAACATGCTTCCCAGCCccagctctctctcctcccccatgaTGGGGTTTGAGGGCATGACGGGGCGCCGCAGGAAGAAACGCACCAGCATTGAGACCAACGTCCGCGTGGCCTTAGAGCGCAACTTCATCtcggtgagaaagagagaggtcccACACCAGACCACTGGGGAACACACTCAAATCACATTAACTCTCGACACTGCACTCGCAGTAGAGTACATAAACCAACGATTCTGTCCACAACAGTTTGATGAAGTTTCTTTCCTTTTTTTTAATGAACATTTCATTATCTAAATACCACTATTGAAAGTAACATTGACAACATGTCCGATTTATGCGTTATAAAATGTTTGTGGCCTGTGACAACATGTTTGATCAGGATTTCTGACCGTGTTCCCTTCAGAACCAGAAGCCTAACTCAGAGGAGATCCTCCTGATGGGAAAGCAGCTcaacatggagaaggaggtgatCCGGGTCTGGTTCTGCAACCGGCGCCAGAAAGAGAAACGCATCAACCCCTGCAGTGCCACCCCTCCCCTGCCCAGCCAGTCCCCCCTTGTGACGCACAAACCCCCCTGCTACAGCCCACACATGGTATGACCCcgcactcacccccccccccccccccccccccccaccaacccTCACCATGCCTGTCATTGGCAGGCCTTTGCTCCTTTGCCTCCCTGTTCCTTAGTTTGGAAACAAACTCTGTCTAAATACAAGTCCGTCATCATGAGAGGAACAGATCTCTGACTCTCTGTATCTATGGACATGCCCCCTCCCTCTGCATGACCCCACGTATGACCCTGTGGCCTAACCCATCCAGCACTGCTCCACTCTCAGCGCCGTGCAAATTACTACAGTGTTGTACGAGGTGTGATACGTTACACACCAACCCACACGTCACCACAGTTACACCACGAGAgagtgtttctgtctctctcctgctcacaacctatccccctctctctctctttctctgtctttctttctctctctctctctccagatgtctAGTCAGGGGCTGCACCAGGCTGCCACCAGCCTCAGCACAACAGGTGAGGAAATAGATTTTTGGATACATTTGTGTTTTTGTGAAGCTAGGCCACAAGTGCCAGAGGGTTTAACTTCCCTTTCGTGGACTAAGACAGAGACGAGTTCAGATGGTTCTCAAACCCAGTACCATGGGCATTGGGACAACCTATCAATGTCACAGTGGGCTGCTgagggaagaacagctcataataatggaaatcatgtgtttgatgtatttgataccattccactgattccgctccagtcattaccacaagaccgttctccccaattaagctgccaccaacctcctgtaaaCAATGTAACCAAATGTACTGTATACCATTCATATTACTgatggttctctctctctttctcagtgacCAGTCCATCGCCCTCGGCAACCTGCCCTCTGACCCCCAGTGGCTCTGCAACTATGAGCTCCGCAACTGTGACTCCGCCTCAACACAGCACAGCCAGCAACGCCAGTGCCCACAGCCTGAACGCtgggtgagtctctctctctctctctctcccctactactCTACACTTACTCAATCTAACACTGAACAATCCCTCATACTAAAAAAATACACTTTGATAGTAGATGCTGGGTTAGTGTCCCCTGATTATATAACTCAAACTGtgatctcctctattctctctctgccccttgcACAGTCAACGACCACTGCACATGTGCTCAATCTAACACTGACTCCGAACACTGAATGCTCAACACACTTTTCTGTGTT carries:
- the LOC129831254 gene encoding POU domain, class 2, transcription factor 2-like isoform X2, whose amino-acid sequence is MFVPLPVPFVFQRTASDFSAWRLKSPLALRSSSDIRMSKLAEDEKPGADFPEESTDSERNSPDANDQVQPMKTSPFSLSPSLSNTKSKSEAGPEMTSTHVPPPSQQQTPHPHTQLMLAGSQLAGLAALLPAQQQLLLQQAQAQLLAAAVQQSNAAHAAHAAHAAAQANQQQQQQQQQLTKQEHAQPQLTLSQPIQLTAQDIQQLLQLQQLVLMPGHHLQSPQFLLPQAQGQQGQQGLLSTPNLISLPQHQQSQGSLLTTPPRLGLQAQRRHGDGLTSLQRDKSGDGGVTSGASAAPMTSVTSGPHGEEPSDLEELEQFARTFKQRRIKLGFTQGDVGMAMGKLYGNDFSQTTISRFEALNLSFKNMCKLKPLLEKWLNDAETMAIDNMLPSPSSLSSPMMGFEGMTGRRRKKRTSIETNVRVALERNFISNQKPNSEEILLMGKQLNMEKEVIRVWFCNRRQKEKRINPCSATPPLPSQSPLVTHKPPCYSPHMMSSQGLHQAATSLSTTVTSPSPSATCPLTPSGSATMSSATVTPPQHSTASNASAHSLNAGNTMMGVSTGMNQALVGSNPLATMQALAASGGQLPVSSLEAGGQMILGGAGVRPSLFLNRHTLLPMASHQACVGLVGGPRGDSPPPRASGMDVDSCSASPCSSPASFCSFSEASPPPLGGAMAE
- the LOC129831254 gene encoding POU domain, class 2, transcription factor 2-like isoform X1 produces the protein MFVPLPVPFVFQRTASDFSAWRLKSPLALRSSSDIRMSKLAEDEKPGADFPEESTDSERNSPDANDQVQPMKTSPFSLSPSLSNTKSKSEAGPEMTSTHVPPPSQQQTPHPHTQLMLAGSQLAGLAALLPAQQQLLLQQAQAQLLAAAVQQSNAAHAAHAAHAAAQANQQQQQQQQQLTKQEHAQPQLTLSQPIQLTAQDIQQLLQLQQLVLMPGHHLQSPQFLLPQAQGQQGQQGKWDLLSLLSTPNLISLPQHQQSQGSLLTTPPRLGLQAQRRHGDGLTSLQRDKSGDGGVTSGASAAPMTSVTSGPHGEEPSDLEELEQFARTFKQRRIKLGFTQGDVGMAMGKLYGNDFSQTTISRFEALNLSFKNMCKLKPLLEKWLNDAETMAIDNMLPSPSSLSSPMMGFEGMTGRRRKKRTSIETNVRVALERNFISNQKPNSEEILLMGKQLNMEKEVIRVWFCNRRQKEKRINPCSATPPLPSQSPLVTHKPPCYSPHMMSSQGLHQAATSLSTTVTSPSPSATCPLTPSGSATMSSATVTPPQHSTASNASAHSLNAGNTMMGVSTGMNQALVGSNPLATMQALAASGGQLPVSSLEAGGQMILGGAGVRPSLFLNRHTLLPMASHQACVGLVGGPRGDSPPPRASGMDVDSCSASPCSSPASFCSFSEASPPPLGGAMAE